The sequence gaaacctttatgttgatgtttctccgggtcgtaaagcatcgctcttcatctattggatgcttgcccgcggttggtcttcgtgtcgcctctctttctttgttgccggcttgttctagctgtgatagagtaggcgttccgcttatatagccccttttacggagtagttcagcatgttttcgcagacgttgctgcgaaaagtgcgatagctccgggtgtttctcgcaccacagagcatgcagccgtgccatgtaatcccgttcacgggccacgttcgcatcgtagcactctagcaagtcgtgattcagttgctccgtccacccaaaggtcgcgagatcccgccgatccatcgcattgaatccattttcattggctcccccagctctaggttggtcggcattgttggccgacccattgtcgggagccctgcgcattctgttgttttgaagcgcacttactacaactatggttggtgttgtcattgttgtttccacgagacgctagggaaaggggttcgtccatccttgtagagccccgcatgcaaggataaggctgcgtactctgagaggtcgcctggtatcccagagtcaccgttctagacNNNNNNNNNNNNNNNNNNNNNNNNNNNNNNNNNNNNNNNNNNNNNNNNNNNNNNNNNNNNNNNNNNNNNNNNNNNNNNNNNNNNNNNNNNNNNNNNNNNNcgacctacattcaaaggcacaatgcggcactaagagtgctttattaccatctctgtcactcctacggcattcaccttaatatcgctcctctaaatgctccttagggaaattgagtcaattgtcgagaatggtaagtgccgcatatactggaactttatattctcgataattgtttctgctgctcactcaaggcctgacatggttcttcttgacttcgagaagcgaaccatgttcgttattgaattttcggcaccagctgacaaaaacatcatagccaaggacaatgaaaagaaagggaggtatcgagaccttataagggagttgcaacaattgtacccggaatattctgttaaactgatcatccttatcatcggcgctcttggaggtaccaagctttcacttgctaatggcctaaaaagcatccctgcgtgtcaaatatatgctagaacacttgcgggaaaaatgcagaaggcggttgtccttgggtcgctccgtgttcttagggtgcacgaggcttttgctggatcgtcatattgattcctttacagactgtaaccacctatctcatggttgagagacgtggttgtggatgaaattttaccgcgatttcgctggaagcgggtgcaatttttcagatcagcacccgatcccggcgaaatcctgcggttgtccttattatatatatataatatacgcATGTATATTtgagatatttgaatatttttggtttgaaaatttaagcatttgattgaaaatgcatctttatacactgaaaaaaatggttagttgagccaactatttattTAGTAAGATATcttactgctattttattagtgggTACAAAAATTCCATTAGTTGCCGTTACTATTCAGTTATTACCAAAAACtaagtaccatatcttacaaaccaAATAGTTatcccaactaaccattttttttcagtgtttactgataattcaactatttgattagaaatttaactgttaaaaatctcatttttttggaaaatttaactattgttagAAATAtgattattgaactattttgttgagaatgcagTATATTTCGGCTTTAagatcaaaagagtttaaagtgTTTCGTatgaaattaaatagttcatCAACTTTAATAAATTGTACTGGTAAACTCCTTGTAagttatgttttaattttttgatacaacaatttgaaaacttttaaattattttgacgcatttttagtaattgaaaattttaatttgaaaatttctggtaattGAAAAACATACGAATCTTTGAGTCCTATGGATACAAATGAGCCCTTCAAGCCAAAACCTAAACTGCATTCTGTAAATTATCGTTGAAAGCagttgcttttaatttaaaagttctaaaaaaaattgcagttaaaagGACTTTACAAAGGGATGCTTTTTCCGCTTTTATGTTCTGGGACACTAAATTCCGCGTTCTTCGGAATTTACGCAATCTGTTTAAGTTCTCTACAATCTTCACGGGGCCACAGCCCAACTTACGTCCTTCCCACAAATTCAGGATATTATTACGATAATTTTATAGCTGGATGTGCTGGAGGGGTTGCTCAAGCCTTAATTTCGTGTCCCAGTGAACTTATCAAAATCAGAATGCAAATTGGGAAAGGTATCCAGTATCGAACAATGTACCTACtattaaatctgaaaattaaatgttaaatgagaaaagttttattttttgattaaatttaatttaattaattaagtggaatcagaaaaaattaattttaaaaattatacaatttttaaaaggtattttcaagaacaacataaactcaaataaaatgattcaaataaaaaaacctaGTACGTACTACACAGCCAAGGACGtgtataaaaaatatggaattcaTGGCTTCTTCATAGGAGGTGCACCTACATTTTAcaggttcaaaatattttataattgtttttaaattttagaggaaaaaatctttaataattggTTAAGGATGTTTGTAGCAAACAGTAATAGTAAATGTTTTCGAATTTAGAGAGAACAAAATTGAACGCTTTGAATTCAATAgagatgaaaataataaaatatatattttttgaaacctttgcaTGTTTAGATAAATCGttcaattaaaattggtttaattcattCAATTATGTTTACAGTTTAATCGACTTTAAAACTTTTATCTATCGTAATTATCgaatttcaaatacatttatttttcaattgctcAAACAATCCAAACTacatacattttgtttttaatttgaatatgatCGATTAGAAAGTCTGACTGAAAAGTTgagattaaaaattgcattattttatgtGATATTAATCTAGCGGAATTTAAAATGATAGGAAAGGTTTTAccactgaaaatattaaaaattcccgGCCAGAACGAATTTTTATATATCTTCCCGATCGAGTGGCCTTTCCTgctgaaaaaaaaagatagagatcctatctgtttaaataaattttgaatcttcatgatggaaaaagatagaaaaaaattgcctattatatttttttgtcaatctaaattctcgtttatctttttcaatctcctcttttCTGTCTCATCCTATAATATGTATCTATCCCCGTCAATATTTGTCtatctattttttaatctaaattttcgtctatcttttttaatcgccTCTTTATATCTCgccctatcctttatctatcctcGTCAATATTTTTCTCTTTGTTATATAAATTCTCgtcaatcttttttaatccccTCTTCTCTATCCCATCGTACCATACATCTATCAAtgtcaatctttttttatctctttgtcaatctcaATTCATGTTTAGCTTTTTGAATCCCCTGTTCTCTATATCATCCTATCCTTTTTCTATCCACGTGTCAATCCTTTTCTATCTCTTAgttaatctaaattcacgtctatatttttcaatatcctcTTCCATATCAAACCGTATCATACATCTACCaatgtctatatttttttatataatcttcAATCCAAATTCACGTGTACCTTTTTAAATACCCTTTTCTCTTTCTCACCCTATCCTTTATTTAtccaaatcaatatttttcgatATCTCAGTCAATCTTAATTccgttttatctttttcaatctcctcttctttatctcatcATATCCAACATcctttaaagtttatctttttctaccgatatgtaaatttaaattcaagttttttttaataccgtCTTCTTTATCTCGTCTTATCCTTCATCTATCCGGGTCAACTTTTTCTGTCTCTCCGTCTTTTCATCTATCTTTTCCCGACCTGAATCGCGGATAAAGagattgaaaaacattaaaattcgtAATAGATAAATAGTCTACGGGATAAGAAAGAGATAAAGAGTCTTAGGTCTCGAAAGGCatagaaagagatagaaaatGACTGAGATTGGGGATATGAAAAGATCGCGTTTTAGGGATGCAAATAAATGACCCATTGAGAGAAATAGTTCTATCTTTTCCTATCCCCAAATTTCAAATTCTCTCCCTCTTTCTACTTCCAGCCTGGTTCCTGTAATTTTGAAGGTTCCTTTTcccaaataaatgttaaaagaccttattttaatttgaaacagggATATTATCGCCAATGGATTTTACATCGTGACATATCAGTACTTTCGCTACAATTTACACGGTCAGCTAGATTTGAATCCAAGAACTTTCGAAATTCTCGTAGCAGGTGGGATAGCAGGTAcatgtttttttctttctaaaataaaattccacTGAAAACGAAACGAATATCTACTCATTAAAAACGAAAATGTGAAAGTGTCCCGTCCATTATTTAGGTATTTGTTCCTGGTTGCCAGTGATTCCCTTCGACACGCTAAAGTCCAGAATACAAGCAGACGATTTCAAGAATCGAAAATATAAAGGAATGATGGATTGTGGAATACACTTATATCGAAAAGAAGGTCTTCATGGTTTCTTTAAAGGCTCAGCCATGATTACATTGCGTTCTATTCCCGTCAATGCAGCTATTTTTTATGGCTATCATTCGATTTTGTGGGTTCTAGTTCCCAACGCTCACTACTAGGGTCCCaatatttacaaattagttctgaattaattaattaatttaattagccCTGAATCAAAGGAATAATGTatgtttaacccttaaagtgcacacttccgtaaaattacataaagagcatactgggtgtttaGTACCCAAGGGTATTGAAACGTGTGCTGTGCCAACGGTAGTGGATAGTttattacaagaaaatcaattaatgatgtttaatctatctagtttaaggagaaaaatgtttcacaacagtttttgaaatttaaagtagttagaaaaaatcttttttgggaaaaaattatttctttcactctaaaattcataactttctaAGTTTTggataattttacttaaaattttacttgaatacttccgacatacggcgcttcaaaaataaaattagtcgtATAGTGTTTgttccaaagaaggtatttattctaaaaaagaggAGCTtcgattcaatgaaaaatgaaacaccgtactttgtgttattaaacgattttattggtCTTCAACTGcgtaataaaatgataaaaataaaaattacgtgaAAATGCCAtacaaaaataggttttcatgtcatttgttaatctgacgccatatgttccattttcttgaatttggtacgttttgatAAAGCGCAAATAAGGCGCTGGGTGTTTAACGCCCAGTATATACCCTTTAAggtttaataattgttattttccattttctgattcgaaagctttttaaaatgtttaatataattattcagaaaatttaaaaagtccaaaTTTGTAATTGCTACGACTAGACACAACATTGAGATTTCAATATTTAAggtcataaaaaattgtaaaaattaaataattgtgaaaaaggaatacaaataaaaaatgtacataaattactcaaattaaaatcttaaaatcatttgaagaggacagactttaacattaatcttttagaatttaaagGCATAACAATCAGGCTGAACTGAAATAGAAGTCaataaatacaacaattttatcagaaaagttgaagtttaataacaaataagataaaatttaacCATCCACCAATTAAATGGGACCTGGGAATATCtgtaaattaatggaaaaaattaatataaattataatactcatcctttttggaaattcgtccCTTGAAACATTAACTGTTTACATACAATTATTGTACTTTATAACAGTTTATTAGAGTTGAATGTCATAGGTCTATTCATGATGATTCTtattaaattaactgaaatttgaaaaagtggtgcaacaataaaattctcacaaattctaagtattcaaataaaaataataaattgtaacccttctgataaaaaaaaaataaaaacttgtaacATTTCAAGGCAGTACgttttaaaatatcatgaattgaaaaaatatttgatcatgTTTTAAGcccttaaaaatgaaacaatttccaaaaaagaataattttaaaaagtgttctaTTAAACTGATcgccatttaaattaaaaaatattcgctTTGAATCTTTCAGGCTTAATAAATCTAAGTAGTACActgagctttcaaaaataaacatttttaaattttgagtgttTCAACTAAGTATGTCACAACTTGAAGccataccattttttaaacatattcatTTGAATTGCTTagaaatttacattaaattaaaagcCTTTGATACCGTGAAACTTGAACATAGAAacatgaaaaatggaataattttacaTATAATACCATAAAAATTTAGCAGCTCCggaaccatttttattttgtaatgttcTAGGTCGAAGATATAAAAATCTaggtttaaacaaatattctcaaattgaggctttcaaataaaaaagatttctatttaaagcttgaaaacccaaaaaattctttaatttaaaaattttaaacttgaaattagtCTGCTTGTGTAGgttataattctaaattattggatttggaaagtttttaaattaaatttgtttaatttcaaattgggaATATTTGTGCattaatgaattcaaaattaatttttttttaccttgcactgcaaactgaataattttatatacaaatgtTACGTCGAGGAAAAACCAATtaaagtggaaaataaaaaaatatactctgGCGACTTCCAGACCATTAAACTTGATTATCTGGAAGTCGTTGGtgtatattttttgacaattttacatttttaaatcttacaagtGCAAGCCTCATAGTTCCTATaggggataaaatatagggaccaaagggtactttttgtcacgTGCATTGGGCACTTTTTGGGGCTCAAAGGATaacaaatttaggataaattcatAGGACTTCAAAACAGTTCAtggtatttcaaaagaattcaaattaattaaaacagattttaaaatcgaaaaaatgtcaTGGATTACAatcaaatttgagtaaatttagaggaatttaaaggAGATATggagaattcgataaaattaataaaaaatcaaactgaatttaaaaaaacgatcaaGTGAACTCTGAAAAGAATAtgaaagaattaattgaattaaagtttgaaatgagtttaaaaaaattaatgagaatttaaaagaatttgatcaaataccTAAGAATTTAAGgcgagttttaaagacttaaagatGAATTTAACAGAAACTTGTTAAAAACCCTCCAtgggaataaattgtttgaaattcattcaaatattcTAATATCCTATGAAGTTCTATGAAATTCGATATTCCCAGAAAttctggaatatttaataaactaCCTTGGGAGCTTTTAAGATCTCTTAAAACCATTGAAATCCgtatgaaatcttataaaatcccttggaatcttttaaatgtcTTCAAACCTTCTATGTCCTGTAAAATCCTTCCATATCTTCCGAATTTATAAGCAATTCTTTAAgctgaatgaaaatttttaaacaccttACAATctccattaaattactgaaatcaattaataatttcgttgtaatcctttaaaacacactaaaatatctcaaatccttccaaatcttttgaagtcccttgaaatttaaggttcttaaaaattattatatgtcctgaaatcttggaaaatgtaCTGAAATACattgagagctttaaaatcctctaaaatcatttaaaatatcttaaaaaccttATAGATCCTGTAAAAACGTTCTATATCTTccgaatttctagaaaattctttattcccaaatattttaatcGCTTTGAAACCCTCTTCAATTaatggaattaataaaaaaatccaagaaatctttaaaatcacatcaaatgatttaaatttattaaaaatttctcggaatttttaaaaataccgtgaaatatttcaaaataattcaagaccTGAAGTGATGAATATTGATTAACCCATTGAatgaaaagtgactaatgttaatttatattttacaaaaaataactaaaaattgggTTGAGAAAAAAGTCACTAATTACTTTTTTACAGTTACTTCTTACAGAAAAACCCtgatttttgctcttttttttttaaatgactgacTATCGAAAGCCTTGATCtcactatacatttttaaagtttcattatgGTCTGTGAGGCCTGAAAATTGCCactctaaaaaaaatatctagtCAAATCCTGGTTTTTAAGTCAATGTTTTATCCTGAAAAATGCACACAAAAAAAAGCCAACAAATTAATCTTACGTGAATTTTGTGAAGAGAACTGGCCTGTGGTCAAATTCCACTGTCTTTATTAATCCTTTGTACAGCGAGCTCTGCAAGTGGAGAGTAACCATTTGTTACGACAGTAAAAACTAATGGTagatgataaaaatatataataataataattattataataatgtaaaaCAATCGTTCCTTTCGAATATAATACTCCTATCCTTAGATTTGTACGCGATTaagcaaatatttaatatttatatatcaaGGAAAATCACAGAgtgaaaataaattcaacattCACGTATTATATAAAATGTCTATTTAAATTTGTCACATCAGCGACGACCTCTAATATATTTCCGTGACGTGACATGACGCAGCTATTACgaactttatactaaaaaaaaaaagaaaagaaaaaaaagcaatCTCTAAAAAAACAGGAGAAATATATTATGCGGTTGATGCAGATTATGTTTCGGCAATCGAGACGGATGACGATCCTAGGTTGATAGAGTTAAatatgatttcaattttattctcTTTGCTTCGCATAGGTCAACGAAGAGTCTGAGC comes from Belonocnema kinseyi isolate 2016_QV_RU_SX_M_011 chromosome 5, B_treatae_v1, whole genome shotgun sequence and encodes:
- the LOC117173189 gene encoding solute carrier family 25 member 45-like — translated: MDLFPNFVAGWGGGILGLLVGHPMDTIKTKQQMSLTRPLTTREAIRIIIKEDGLKGLYKGMLFPLLCSGTLNSAFFGIYAICLSSLQSSRGHSPTYVLPTNSGYYYDNFIAGCAGGVAQALISCPSELIKIRMQIGKGIFKNNINSNKMIQIKKPSTYYTAKDVYKKYGIHGFFIGGAPTFYRDIIANGFYIVTYQYFRYNLHGQLDLNPRTFEILVAGGIAGICSWLPVIPFDTLKSRIQADDFKNRKYKGMMDCGIHLYRKEGLHGFFKGSAMITLRSIPVNAAIFYGYHSILWVLVPNAHY